A region from the Papio anubis isolate 15944 chromosome 6, Panubis1.0, whole genome shotgun sequence genome encodes:
- the MICAL1 gene encoding F-actin-monooxygenase MICAL1 isoform X3 has protein sequence MASPTSTNPAHAHFESFLQAQLCQDVLSSFQELCGALGLEPGGGLPQYHKIKDQLNYWSAKSLWTKLDKRAGQAVYQQGRACTSTKCLVVGAGPCGLRVAVELALLGARVVLVEKRTKFSRHNVLHLWPFTIHDLRALGAKKFYGRFCTGTLDHISIRQLQLLLLKVVLLLGVEIHWGVTFTGLQPPPRKGSGWRAQLQPNPPAQLANYEFDVLISAAGGKFVPEGFKVREMRGKLAIGITANFVNGRTVEETQVPEISGVARIYNQSFFQSLLKATGIDLENIVYYKDDTHYFVMTAKKQCLLRLGVLRQDWPDTDRLLGSANVVPEALQRFARAAADFATHGKLGKLEFAQDAHRQPDVCAFDFTSMMRAESSARVQEKHGARLLLALVGDCLVEPFWPLGTGVARGFLAAFDAAWMVKRWAEGAEPLEVLAERESLYQLLSQTSPENMHRNVAQYGLDPATRYPNLNLRAVTPNQVRDLYDVLTKEPVQRNDKTDARMPTTGSAGTQEELLRWCQEQTAGYPGVHVSDLSSSWTDGLALCALVHRLQPGLLEPSELQGLGALEATAWALKVAEHELGITPVVSAQAVVAGSDPLGLIAYLSHFHSAFKSTAHSPGPVSQASPGTSSAVLFLGKLQRTLQRSRAKENAEDAGGKKLRLEMDAETPSTEVPPDPEPGVPLTPPSQHQEAGAGDLCALCGEHLYVLERLCVDGHFFHRSCFRCHTCEATLWPGGYEQHPGDGRFYCLQHLPQPDHKEEGSDGGPESPVKTVKELPTPSENSMPPDLSTPTASQEGVGPVPDPSQPTRRRIHLSSLERQRLSSLNLTPDPEMEPPPKPPRSCSALARHALESSFVGWGLPAQSPQALAAMEKEEEESSSSSEEEEDVPLDSDVEQALQTFAKTSGTMNDYPTWRRTLLRRAKEEEMKRFRKAQTIQRRLNEIEGALRELEAEGVKLELALRRQSSSPEQQKKLWVGQLLQLVDKKNSLVAEEAELMIMVQELNLEEKQWQLDQELRGYMNREETLKTAADRQAEDQVLRKLVDLVNQRDALIRLQEERRLSELALGIGAQG, from the exons ATGGCTTCACCCACCTCCACCAACCCAGCGCATGCCCATTTTGAGAGCTTCCTGCAGGCCCAGCTGTGCCAGGACGTGCTGAGCAGCTTCCAGGAGCTATGTGGGGCCCTGGGACTGGAGCCCGGTGGGGGGCTGCCCCAGTACCACAAGATCAAGGACCAGCTCAACTACTGGAGTGCCAAGTCACTGTGGACCAAGCTGGACAAGCGAGCAGGCCAGGCTGTCTACCAGCAGGGCCGGGCCTGCACCAGCACCAAG tgcctggtggtgggtgccggaCCTTGTGGGCTGCGGGTCGCTGTGGAGCTGGCACTGCTGGGTGCCCGAGTGGTGCTGGTGGAAAAGCGCACCAAGTTCTCTCGCCACAACGTGCTCCACCTCTGGCCCTTCACCATCCACGACCTGCGGGCACTTGGTGCTAAGAAGTTCTACGGGCGCTTCTGCACTGGCACCCTGGACCACATCA GCATCCGGCAGCTCCAGCTGCTTCTGCTGAAGGTAGTATTGCTGCTGGGGGTGGAAATTCACTGGGGTGTCACTTTTACTGGCCTCCAGCCCCCTCCCAGAAAGG GGAGTGGCTGGCGTGCCCAGCTCCAACCCAACCCCCCTGCCCAGCTGGCCAACTATGAATTTGACGTCCTTATCTCCGCTGCAGGAGGTAAATTCGTCCCTGAAG GCTTCAAAGTTCGAGAAATGCGAGGCAAACTGGCCATTGGCATCACAGCCAACTTTGTGAACGGACGCACCGTGGAGGAGACACAGGTGCCGGAGATCAGTGGTGTAGCCAGGATCTACAACCAGAGCTTCTTCCAGAGCCTTCTCAAAGCCACAG GCATTGATCTGGAGAACATTGTGTACTACAAGGATGACACCCACTACTTTGTGATGACAGCCAAAAAGCAGTGCCTGCTGCGGCTGGGGGTGCTGCGCCAG GACTGGCCAGACACCGATCGGCTGCTGGGCAGCGCCAATGTGGTGCCCGAGGCTCTGCAGCGCTTTGCCCGGGCAGCTGCTGACTTCGCCACCCATGGCAAGCTCGGGAAACTAGAGTTTGCCCAGGATGCCCACAGGCAGCCTGATGTCTGTGCCTTTGACTTCACAAGCATGATGCGGGCAGAGAGTTCTGCTCGTGTGCAAGAGAAGCATGGCGCCCGCCTGCTGCTGGCACTGGTGGGGGACTGCCTGGTGGAG CCCTTCTGGCCTCTGGGCACTGGAGTGGCGCGGGGCTTCCTGGCAGCCTTTGATGCAGCCTGGATGGTGAAGCGGTGGGCAGAGGGCGCTGAGCCCCTAGAGGTGTTGGCTGAGCG TGAGAGCCTGTACCAGCTTCTATCACAGACATCCCCAGAAAACATGCATCGCAATGTGGCCCAGTATGGGCTGGACCCAGCCACCCGCTACCCCAACCTGAACCTCCGGGCAGTGACCCCCAATCAG GTACGAGACCTGTACGACGTGCTAACCAAGGAGCCTGTGCAGAGGAATGACAAGACAGATGCACGGATGCCAACCACCG GGTCGGCAGGCACCCAGGAGGAGCTGCTACGCTGGTGCCAGGAGCAGACAGCTGGGTACCCGGGAGTCCACGTCTCCGATCTGTCTTCCTCCTGGACTGATGGGCTAGCTCTGTGTGCCCTGGTGCACCGGTTGCAGCCTGGCCTGCT GGAACCCTCAGAGCTGCAGGGGCTGGGGGCTCTGGAAGCAACTGCCTGGGCACTAAAGGTGGCAGAGCATGAGCTGGGCATCACACCGGTGGTGTCTGCACAGGCCGTGGTGGCAGGGAGCGACCCACTGGGCCTCATTGCCTACCTCAGCCACTTCCACAGTGCCTTCAAGAGCACGGCCCACAGCCCAG GCCCTGTCAGCCAGGCCTCCCCAGGGACCTCTAGTGCTGTATTATTCCTTGGTAAACTTCAGAGGACCCTGCAGCGATCCCGGGCCAAG GAAAATGCAGAGGATGCTGGTGGCAAGAAGCTGCGCTTGGAG ATGGACGCCGAGACCCCAAGTACTGAGGTGCCACCTGACCCAGAGCCTGGTGTACCCCTGACACCCCCATCCCAACACCAGGAG GCTGGTGCCGGGGACCTGTGTGCACTTTGTGGGGAACACCTGTATGTCCTGGAACGCCTCTGTGTCGACGGCCATTTCTTCCACCGGAGCTGCTTCCGCTGCCACACCTGTGAGGCCACACTATGGCCAGGTGGCTACGAGCAGCACCCAGGAGATG GACGTTTCTACTGCCTCCAGCACCTGCCCCAGCCAGACCACAAAGAAGAAGGCAGTGATGGAGGCCCCGAGAGTCCGGTAAAGACTGTGAAG GAGCTCCCCACACCAAGTGAGAATAGCATGCCACCAGACCTCTCAACTCCCACAGCCTCGCAGGAGGGGGTCGGTCCTGTTCCAGATCCCAGCCAGCCCACCCGTCGGCGGATCCACCTCTCCAGCCTAGAGCGCCAGCGGTTGTCCTCCCTTAACCTTACCCCTGACCCGGAAATGGAGCCTCCACCTAAGCCCCCCCGCAGCTGCTCCGCCTTGGCCCGCCACGCCCTGGAGAGCAGCTTTGTGGGTTGGGGCCTGCCAGCCCAGAGCCCTCAAG CTCTTGCGGccatggagaaggaggaagaagagagttcCTCCTCcagtgaagaggaagaagatgtaCCTTTGGACTCAGATGTGGAACAG GCCCTGCAGACCTTTGCCAAGACCTCAGGCACCATGAATGACTACCCAACATGGCGTCGGACTCTGCTGCGCCGTGCgaaggaggaggagatgaagaGGTTCCGGAAGGCCCAG ACCATCCAGCGGCGACTAAATGAGATCGAGGGTGCCCTGAGGGAGCTAGAGGCCGAGGGCGTGAAGCTGGAGCTGGCCCTGAGGCGCCAGAGCA GTTCCCcagaacagcaaaagaaactatgggTAGGACAGCTGCTACAGCTCGTTGACAAGAAAAACAGCCTGGTGGCTGAGGAGGCTGAGCTCATGATCAT GGTGCAGGAGTTGAACCTGGAGGAGAAACAGTGGCAGCTGGACCAGGAGCTACGAGGCTACATGAACCGGGAAG AAACCCTAAAGACAGCTGCTGATCGGCAGGCTGAGGACCAGGTCCTGAGGAAGCTGGTGGATTTGGTCAACCAGAGAGATGCCCTCATCCGCTTGCAGGAGGAGCGCAGGCTCAGCGAGCTGGCCTTGGGGATAGGGGCCCAGGGCTAG